One genomic segment of Rhinolophus sinicus isolate RSC01 linkage group LG11, ASM3656204v1, whole genome shotgun sequence includes these proteins:
- the NOS3 gene encoding nitric oxide synthase 3, whose product MGNLKSVGQEPGPPCGLGLGLGLGLCGKQAPASPSSEPSHTPAPAPPPAPDHSPPLTQPPEGPKFPRVKNWEVGSITYDTLSAQAQQDGPCTPRRCLGSLVSPRKLQSRPSKGPPPPEQLLSQAKDFINQYYSSIKRSGSQAHEQRLQEVEAEVAATGTYQLRESELVFGAKQAWRNAPRCVGRIQWGKLQVFDARDCSSAQEMFTYICSHIKYATNRGNLRSAITVFPQRVPGRGDFRIWNSQLVRYAGYRQQDGSVRGDPANVEITELCTQHGWTPGNGRFDVLPLLLQAPDEPPELFTLPSELVLEVPLEHPTLEWFAALGLRWYALPAVSNMLLEIGGLEFPAAPFSGWYMSTEIGTRNLCDPHRYNILEDVAVCMDLDTRTTSSLWKDKAAVEINLAVLHSYQLAKVTIVDHHAATSSFMKHLENEQKARGGCPADWAWIVPPISGSLTPVFHQEMVNYFLSPAFRYQPDPWKGSAAKGAGITRKKTFKEVANAVKISASLMGTVMAKRVKATILYGSETGRAQSYAQQLGRLFRKAFDPRVLCMDEYDVVSLEHETLVLVVTSTFGNGDPPENGESFAAALMEMSGPYNSSPRPEQHRSYKIRFNSVSCSDPLVSSWRRKRKESSNTDSAGALGTLRFCVFGLGSRAYPHFCAFARAVDTRLEELGGERLLQLGQGDELCGQEESFRGWAKAAFQASCETFCVGEDAKAAAQDIFSPKRSWKRQRYRLSAQAEGLQLLTGLIHVHRRKMFQATVLSVENLQSSKSTRATILVRLDSGGQEGLQYQPGDHIGVCPPNRPGLVEALLSRVEDPPPPGEPVAVEQLEKGSPGGPPPGWVRDPRLPPCTLRQALTFFLDITSTPSPRLLRLLSTLAEEPSEQQELETLSQDPRRYEEWKWFRCPTLLEVLEQFPSVALPAPLLLTQLPLLQPRYYSVSSAPSARPGEIHLTVAVLAYRTQDGLGPLHYGVCSTWLSQLKAGDPVPCFIRGAPSFRLPPDPNLPCILVGPGTGIAPFRGFWQERLHDIESKGLQPAPMTLVFGCRCSQLDHLYRDEVQDAQQRGVFGRVLTAFSREPNSPKTYVQDILRTELAAEVHRVLCLERGHMFVCGDVTMATSVLQTVQRILATEGDMELDEAGDVIGVLRDQQRYHEDIFGLTLRTQEVTSRIRTQSFSLQDRRLRGAVPWAFDTPGSDTPGP is encoded by the exons ATGGGCAACTTAAAGAGCGTGGGCCAGGAGCCGGGGCCGCCctgtggcctggggctggggctgggccttGGGCTGTGCGGCAAGCAGGCCCCAGCTAGCCCGTCATCTGAGCCCAGCCACACACCAGCACCTGCACCCCCGCCTGCGCCAGACCACAG CCCCCCGCTCACCCAGCCCCCGGAGGGGCCGAAGTTCCCTCGTGTGAAGAACTGGGAGGTGGGGAGCATCACGTATGACACCCTGAGTGCCCAGGCACAGCAG GACGGACCCTGCACCCCAAGACGCTGCCTGGGCTCCCTGGTATCTCCACGGAAATTGCAGAGCCGGCCCTCCAAGGGCCCTCCACCCCCTGAGCAGCTGCTGAGCCAGGCCAAGGACTTCATCAACCAGTACTACAGCTCCATCAAGAG GAGCGGCTCCCAGGCCCACGAGCAGCGGCTTCAGGAGGTAGAAGCCGAGGTGGCAGCCACAGGCACCTACCAGCTCCGGGAGAGCGAGCTGGTGTTTGGAGCCAAGCAGGCCTGGCGCAACGCTCCCCGCTGCGTGGGCCGGATCCAGTGGGGGAAGCTGCAG GTGTTTGATGCCCGGGATTGCAGCTCTGCCCAGGAGATGTTCACCTACATCTGTAGTCACATCAAGTACGCCACCAACCGGGGCAACCTTCG CTCAGCCATCACAGTGTTCCCCCAGCGTGTCCCAGGCCGCGGAGATTTCCGAATCTGGAACAGCCAACTTGTGCGCTATGCAGGCTACCGGCAGCAGGACGGCTCCGTGCGGGGGGACCCAGCCAACGTGGAGATCACCGAG CTCTGCACCCAGCACGGCTGGACCCCAGGAAATGGCCGCTTCGATGTGCTGCCCTTGCTGCTCCAGGCCCCAGATGAGCCCCCAGAACTCTTCACTCTGCCCTCTGAGCTAGTCCTCGAGGTGCCCCTGGAGCACCCTAC GCTGGAGTGGTTCGCGGCGCTGGGCCTGCGCTGGTATGCCCTCCCGGCCGTGTCCAACATGCTGCTGGAAATTGGGGGCCTGGAGTTCCCCGCGGCCCCTTTCAGCGGCTGGTACATGAGCACGGAGATCGGCACGCGCAACCTGTGTGACCCGCATCGCTACAACATCCTGGAG GACGTGGCTGTCTGCATGGACCTGGATACCCGGACCACCTCGTCCCTGTGGAAAGACAAGGCAGCAGTGGAAATCAACTTGGCTGTCCTGCACAGTTACCAG ctgGCCAAAGTGACCATTGTGGACCACCACGCTGCTACATCCTCCTTCATGAAGCACCTGGAGAACGAGCAGAAGGCGAGGGGGGGCTGCCCTGCCGATTGGGCCTGGATCGTGCCCCCAATCTCGGGCAGCCTCACCCCTGTCTTCCATCAGGAGATGGTCAACTATTTCCTGTCCCCTGCCTTCCGCTACCAG CCAGACCCCTGGAAGGGGAGCGCAGCCAAGGGTGCTGGCATCACCAGGAAGAAGACCTTTAAGGAAGTGGCCAA TGCAGTGAAGATTTCTGCCTCACTCATGGGCACTGTGATGGCCAAGCGAGTGAAAGCGACAATCCTGTATGGCTCCGAGACCGGCCGGGCCCAGAGCTACGCACAGCAGCTGGGGAGACTCTTCCGGAAGGCTTTCGACCCTCGG GTCCTGTGCATGGATGAGTATGATGTGGTGTCCCTCGAGCACGAGACGCTGGTGTTGGTGGTGACCAGCACATTTGGGAATGGGGATCCCCCAGAGAACGGAGAG agCTTCGCAGCGGCCCTGATGGAGATGTCTGGCCCCTACAACAGCTCCCCTCGGCCGGAGCAGCACAG GAGTTACAAAATCCGCTTCAACAGTGTCTCTTGCTCAGACCCGCTGGTGTCCTCCTGGCGGCGGAAGAGAAAGGAGTCCAGTAATACAGACAGTGCGGGGGCACTGGGGACCCTCAG GTTCTGTGTGTTCGGGCTGGGCTCCCGGGCGTACCCCCACTTCTGCGCTTTTGCTCGTGCGGTGGACACACGACTGGAAGAGCTGGGTGGGGAGCGGCTTCTGCAACTGGGCCAGGGCGATGAGCTGTGCGGTCAAGAGGAGTCCTTCCGTGGCTGGGCCAAGGCTGCCTTCCAG GCCTCCTGTGAGACCTTCTGTGTGGGAGAGGATGCCAAGGCCGCCGCCCAGGACATATTCAGCCCCAAACGGAGCTGGAAGCGCCAGAGGTACCGGCTGAGTGCCCAGGCTGAGGGCCTCCAGCTGCTGACAG GCCTGATCCACGTGCACAGACGGAAGATGTTCCAAGCCACAGTCCTCTCAGTGGAAAACCTGCAAAGCAGCAAGTCCAC ccggGCCACGATCCTGGTACGCCTGGACAGTGGAGGCCAGGAGGGGCTCCAGTACCAGCCAGGGGACCATATCGGCGTCTGCCCACCCAATCGGCCAGGCCTCGTGGAGGCGCTGCTGAGCCGTGTGGAGGACCCTCCACCACCGGGCGAGCCTGTGGCAGTGGAGCAGCTGGAGAAGGGCAGCCCTG gtggcCCTCCCCCGGGCTGGGTGCGGGACCCCCGGCTGCCCCCGTGCACGCTGCGCCAAGCTCTCACCTTTTTCCTGGACATCACTTCCACGCCCAGCCCTCGACTCCTTCGACTGCTCAGCACCCTGGCTGAAGAGCCCAGTGAACAGCAGGAGCTGGAGACCCTCAGCCAG GACCCCCGGCGCTACGAGGAGTGGAAGTGGTTCCGCTGCCCCACGCTGCTGGAGGTACTGGAACAGTTTCCCTCGGTGGCACTGCCCGCCCCCCTGCTCCTCACCCAGCTGCCCCTGCTGCAGCCTCGGTACTACTCAGTCAGCTCAGCACCCAGCGCCCGCCCAGGAGAGATCCACCTCACAGTGGCCGTGCTGGCATACAGGACCCAGG ATGGACTGGGGCCCCTGCATTACGGAGTCTGCTCCACGTGGCTGAGCCAACTCAAAGCCGGAGACCCTGTCCCCTGCTTCATCAGGGG GGCTCCCTCCTTCCGGCTGCCACCTGACCCCAACTTGCCCTGCATCTTGGTGGGCCCAGGCACGGGCATAGCCCCCTTCCGGGGATTTTGGCAGGAGCGGCTGCACGACATTGAGAGCAAAG GGTTGCAGCCCGCCCCCATGACCTTGGTGTTCGGCTGCCGATGCTCCCAGCTCGACCACCTCTACCGCGACGAGGTGCAGGATGCCCAGCAGCGCGGGGTGTTTGGCCGCGTCCTCACTGCCTTCTCCCGGGAACCCAACAGCCCCAAG ACCTACGTGCAGGACATCCTGCGGACAGAGCTGGCTGCTGAGGTGCACCGCGTGCTGTGCCTCGAACGAGGCCACATGTTTGTCTGCGGCGACGTCACTATGGCAACCAGCGTCCTGCAGACAGTGCAACGCATACTGGCCACAGAGGGCGACATGGAGCTGGACGAGGCCGGCGACGTCATCGGCGTGCTGCGG GATCAGCAACGCTATCACGAGGACATTTTCGGGCTCACGCTACGCACCCAGGAGGTGACAAGCCGCATACGCACCCAGAGCTTTTCCTTGCAGGATCGGCGTCTACGGGGAGCAGTGCCCTGGGCGTTCGACACTCCCGGTTCAGACACCCCCGGCCCCTGA